A section of the Canis lupus baileyi chromosome 5, mCanLup2.hap1, whole genome shotgun sequence genome encodes:
- the PLA2G2F gene encoding group IIF secretory phospholipase A2 isoform X1, whose protein sequence is MKKLFTMVVLAGSVLPVARSSLLNLKYMVEAITGRSAILSFVGYGCYCGLGGYGLPMDEVDWCCHAHDCCYQKLFDLGCHPYVDHYEYTIENNTSIVCSELNETECDKQTCECDKNVVLCLQNQKYNEKHRNYLNIYCQGPTPNCSIYEPPLEDAAYGHLSPTPPAPP, encoded by the exons ATGAAGAAACTCTTCACCATGGTCGTCCTGGCCGGCAGCG TCCTGCCCGTGGCCCGCAGCAGCCTGCTCAACCTGAAGTACATGGTGGAGGCCATCACGGGAAGGAGCGCCATCCTGTCCTTCGTGGGCTACGGCTGCTACTGTGGGCTGGGAGGGTACGGGCTGCCCATGGACGAGGTGGACTG GTGTTGCCATGCCCACGACTGCTGCTACCAGAAGCTCTTTGACCTGGGCTGCCACCCCTATGTGGACCACTACGAGTACACCATCGAGAATAACACTTCGATCGTCTGCA GTGAGCTCAACGAGACGGAGTGTGACAAGCAGACCTGTGAGTGCGACAAGAACGTGGTTCTGTGCCTCCAGAACCAGAAGTACAATGAGAAGCATCGCAACTACCTCAACATCTACTGTCAGGGCCCCACGCCCAACTGCAGCATCTATGAGCCGCCCCTGGAGGACGCGGCCTATGGAcacctctcccccactccccctgcACCTCCCTAG
- the PLA2G2F gene encoding group IIF secretory phospholipase A2 isoform X2, whose translation MADGAQANPKVFRRKVLVRHSSGLRGPRLRVSSWRTSRSSLGMKKLFTMVVLAGSVLPVARSSLLNLKYMVEAITGRSAILSFVGYGCYCGLGGYGLPMDEVDWCCHAHDCCYQKLFDLGCHPYVDHYEYTIENNTSIVCSELNETECDKQTCECDKNVVLCLQNQKYNEKHRNYLNIYCQGPTPNCSIYEPPLEDAAYGHLSPTPPAPP comes from the exons ATGGCAGATGGGGCACAGGCCAACCCCAAAGTGTTCAGGAGGAAGGTGCTGGTTAGGCACTCCTCTGGGTTGAGGGGCCCACGTCTCAGGGTCTCTTCTTGGAGAACCTCCAG ATCTAGCCTGGGTATGAAGAAACTCTTCACCATGGTCGTCCTGGCCGGCAGCG TCCTGCCCGTGGCCCGCAGCAGCCTGCTCAACCTGAAGTACATGGTGGAGGCCATCACGGGAAGGAGCGCCATCCTGTCCTTCGTGGGCTACGGCTGCTACTGTGGGCTGGGAGGGTACGGGCTGCCCATGGACGAGGTGGACTG GTGTTGCCATGCCCACGACTGCTGCTACCAGAAGCTCTTTGACCTGGGCTGCCACCCCTATGTGGACCACTACGAGTACACCATCGAGAATAACACTTCGATCGTCTGCA GTGAGCTCAACGAGACGGAGTGTGACAAGCAGACCTGTGAGTGCGACAAGAACGTGGTTCTGTGCCTCCAGAACCAGAAGTACAATGAGAAGCATCGCAACTACCTCAACATCTACTGTCAGGGCCCCACGCCCAACTGCAGCATCTATGAGCCGCCCCTGGAGGACGCGGCCTATGGAcacctctcccccactccccctgcACCTCCCTAG
- the PLA2G2D gene encoding group IID secretory phospholipase A2, whose amino-acid sequence MEGDFQQLLQPSCPPAGTMELPLLCTLLVFAGVIPTQGGIMNLNKMIKQVTRKTPIFSYWFYGCHCGPGGRGQPKDATDWCCQTHDCCYEHLKLHRCRIHTNHYDYTFSHGDIQCSDKGTWCEQQLCACDKEMVLCLQRNLDSYQRHLRYYWRPHCRGQTPMC is encoded by the exons ATGGAGGGGGACTTCCAGCAGCTGCTTCAACCGTCCTGCCCCCCAGCTGGGACCATGGAACTTCCCCTGCTGTGCACCCTGCTGGTGTTTGCTG GTGTGATTCCAACCCAGGGTGGGATCATGAACCTGAACAAGATGATCAAACAAGTGACCAGGAAGACACCCATCTTCTCCTACTGGTTCTACGGCTGCCACTGTGGACCTGGAGGCAGAGGCCAACCCAAAGATGCCACGGACTG GTGCTGCCAAACCCATGACTGCTGCTATGAGCACCTGAAACTGCACCGATGCCGTATCCACACAAACCATTATGACTACACCTTTTCACACGGGGACATCCAGTGCT CTGACAAGGGGACCTGGTGTGAGCAGCAGCTGTGCGCCTGTGACAAGGAGATGGTCCTCTGCCTGCAGCGGAACCTGGACTCCTACCAGAGGCACCTGCGATACTACTGGCGGCCCCACTGCCGCGGCCAGACCCCGATGTGCTAG